Within Mucilaginibacter inviolabilis, the genomic segment CGGCGATAGTTCGGGCGTACATTATTACTATTATGCCGATTACAATGGTTATGAAGATTCGGGTTATTATTTGGATGATAACAAAACCAAATGGTGGAATATCAGACGATGGTTTAAATATTAAGTTTTTAATATAATGGACCTGCTAACGAGTGACGCGAAGAACAAATGGTATCCGGTTTATACACATGCACGGGCCGAAAAAAAAGCATACGAGGCGCTTACCAATAAAGGAATTTTAGCTTATCTGCCACTATACCGGCAACTTAGGCAATGGAGTGACCGTAAAAAGTGGGTCGAGGAACCCTTTATCAAATCATACGTATTTGTTAACATCGCCGAACATGCGCAGGCCGAGGTACTGATGACTAAAGGGATATCCCGCTTTTTATATTTTTCGGGCAAACCGGCCACTATGCCCGACCGCCAGATCAATGAGCTAAAGTTATTAATGACAAGTTCAATCGACCTGGAAATTACGGAAGAAGATCTGCAGCCTGGGGAAAAGATTATTATAAAAGCGGGACCTTTAAAGGGAATGACCGGCGAGGTGGTAGTATACCGGTCGCAAAAGCAATTGATATTAAGGCTTGAAAGTATAGGGCGCTCCATTATTGTACATGTTGCAGCCTCCTATATTGAGCGCTTTTAATCAGGATATTATTTTTAACATCAAAGAAAATACAAC encodes:
- a CDS encoding UpxY family transcription antiterminator is translated as MDLLTSDAKNKWYPVYTHARAEKKAYEALTNKGILAYLPLYRQLRQWSDRKKWVEEPFIKSYVFVNIAEHAQAEVLMTKGISRFLYFSGKPATMPDRQINELKLLMTSSIDLEITEEDLQPGEKIIIKAGPLKGMTGEVVVYRSQKQLILRLESIGRSIIVHVAASYIERF